Proteins encoded by one window of Pseudomonas tructae:
- a CDS encoding nitrate/nitrite transporter, which yields MNTSFWKSGHVPTLFAAFLYFDLSFMVWYLLGPLAVQIAADLQLTTQQRGLMVATPILAGAILRFVMGLLVDRLSPKTAGLIGQVIVIVALFCAWRLGIHSYEQALLLGVFLGVAGASFAVSLPLASQWYPPQHQGKAMGIAGAGNSGTVFAALLAPALAAGFGWNNVFGFAVIPLLLTLVLFNLLARNAPQRPKPKAVADYLKALGDRDSWWFMFFYSVTFGGFIGLASALPGYFNDQYGLNPVTAGYYTAACVFAGSLMRPLGGALADRFGGIRTLLAMYSVAALCIAAVGFNLPSSVAALALFVSAMLGLGAGNGAVFQLVPQRFRQEIGVMTGLIGMAGGIGGFLLAAGLGAIKQHSGDYQLGLWLFASLGILAWFGLHGVKQRWRTTWGSAAVTAARV from the coding sequence ATGAATACGAGTTTCTGGAAGTCCGGGCATGTCCCCACCCTGTTCGCCGCCTTTTTGTATTTCGACCTGAGTTTCATGGTCTGGTACCTGCTCGGCCCGCTGGCGGTACAAATCGCCGCCGACCTGCAATTGACCACCCAGCAGCGCGGGTTGATGGTGGCCACCCCAATCCTGGCCGGGGCCATCCTGCGCTTTGTCATGGGCCTGCTGGTGGACCGGCTCTCACCCAAGACCGCCGGGCTGATCGGCCAGGTGATCGTCATCGTTGCGCTGTTCTGCGCCTGGCGCCTGGGCATCCACAGCTATGAACAGGCGCTACTGCTCGGGGTGTTCCTCGGCGTTGCCGGGGCCTCGTTTGCCGTTTCGCTGCCGCTGGCCTCGCAGTGGTACCCACCGCAGCACCAGGGCAAGGCCATGGGCATCGCCGGCGCCGGCAACTCCGGCACGGTGTTTGCCGCCCTGCTGGCCCCGGCCCTGGCCGCAGGCTTTGGCTGGAACAACGTCTTCGGCTTTGCCGTGATCCCACTGCTGCTGACCTTGGTGCTGTTCAACCTGCTGGCGCGCAATGCTCCCCAGCGGCCCAAACCCAAAGCCGTGGCCGACTACCTCAAGGCCCTGGGCGACCGCGACAGTTGGTGGTTCATGTTCTTCTACAGCGTCACCTTCGGCGGTTTTATCGGCCTGGCCAGCGCCCTGCCCGGCTACTTCAACGACCAGTACGGCCTGAACCCGGTGACGGCCGGCTATTACACCGCCGCCTGCGTTTTTGCCGGCAGCCTGATGCGCCCGCTGGGCGGCGCCCTGGCCGACCGTTTCGGCGGTATCCGCACGCTGCTGGCGATGTACAGCGTCGCGGCCCTGTGCATTGCCGCCGTGGGCTTCAACCTGCCAAGTTCAGTGGCTGCATTGGCCCTGTTCGTCAGCGCCATGCTTGGCCTGGGCGCCGGCAACGGCGCCGTGTTCCAACTGGTGCCGCAGCGCTTTCGCCAGGAAATCGGCGTGATGACCGGGCTGATCGGCATGGCCGGCGGCATCGGTGGCTTCCTGCTCGCTGCGGGCCTGGGGGCGATCAAGCAGCACAGCGGCGACTATCAGCTGGGGCTGTGGTTGTTCGCCAGCCTGGGCATCCTTGCCTGGTTCGGCCTGCACGGCGTCAAGCAGCGCTGGCGCACCACCTGGGGCTCGGCGGCAGTGACGGCGGCGCGGGTCTGA